Proteins co-encoded in one Brassica rapa cultivar Chiifu-401-42 chromosome A02, CAAS_Brap_v3.01, whole genome shotgun sequence genomic window:
- the LOC103854225 gene encoding CRM-domain containing factor CFM9, mitochondrial isoform X1, producing the protein MFATGNLSRTCRRSLSSLLHSDSSRNLLLSSNHATSNVMVHPSISSEGNSNSFQPLTHQVFKKWSRAMSTSRGRSMRSKVESRMRKESGKTLREIRRAKKLKKKLMTDEERLIYNLKRAKKKVALLLQKLKKYDLPELPSPVHDPELFTPEQIQAFKKIGFKSKNYVPVGVRGVFGGVVQNMHMHWKFHETVQVCCDNFPKEKIKEMATMIARLSGGVVINIHNVKTIIMYRGRNYRQPKNLIPVNTLTKRKALFKARFEQALESQKLNIKKTEQQLRRMGVNPEDPVAMASIQRVASTFFNAIDKKEGSPYVFHGDKQSERGASVVNTEGSEPADEEDSDQEELDRFIAEIEEAADKEWEEEEAAEQEETGRIRYWNREEFAGRSRDSSQGFRRNERDTRSQRRSHHSDDEDDDDSDQLDSEDEDEIPKRFDRPRSNTRRQGNDLLEEALILVLE; encoded by the exons ATGTTCGCGACGGGGAATCTCTCGAGAACTTGTAGACGATCTTTATCGTCTCTCCTTCACTCCGATTCCTCCAG GAACCTGCTTTTGTCATCGAATCATGCTACAAGCAATGTGATGGTTCACCCTAGTATCTCCAGTGAGGGCAATTCCAATTCCTTTCAGCCATTGACGCACCAAGTCTTTAAAAAATGGTCACGAGCTATGTCTACATCGAGAGGAAGGAGCATGAGGAGTAAAGTTGAGAGCAGAATGCGTAAAGAATCTGGCAAGACGTTAAGAGAGATCAGGAGAGCCAAAAAGCTGAAGAAGAAACTCATGACTGATGAAGAAAGACTCATCTACAACCTCAAAAGG GCCAAGAAGAAAGTTGCGCTTCTCTTACAAAAGCTCAAGAAGTACGATCTCCCCGAGCTGCCATCGCCTGTGCATGATCCCGAGCTTTTCACGCCTGAGCAGATCCAAGCGTTTAAGAAAATCGGTTTCAAGAGCAAGAACTATGTTCCCGTTGGTGTCCGTGGAGTCTTTGGAGGAGTGGTTCAGAACATGCATATGCACTGGAAGTTTCATGAGACGGTGCAGGTTTGCTGCGATAACTTCCCAAAGGAGAAGATTAAAGAGATGGCGACCATGATAGCGAGGCTGAGCGGTGGGGTTGTCATAAACATACATAATGTGAAGACTATTATTATGTACCGTGGTAGAAACTACCGGCAGCCTAAGAACCTGATTCCTGTTAACACCCTCACAAAACGGAAG GCTTTATTTAAAGCGAGATTTGAGCAAGCACTTGAATCACAGAAGCTGAACATCAAGAAAACAGAACAGCAGCTAAGGAGAATGGGTGTTAATCCCGAAGATCCGGTTGCCATGGCTAGCATCCAGAGAGTGGCCTCAACGTTCTTCAATGCAATCGACAAGAAAGAAGGAAGCCCTTATGTCTTTCATGGAGATAAACAATCAGAGAGAGGAGCTAGTGTTGTAAATACAGAAGGATCAGAACCGGCTGATGAAGAAGATAGTGACCAGGAGGAGTTGGATAGATTCATAGCTGAGATAGAAGAGGCCGCAGATAAGGAGTGGGAGGAAGAGGAAGCTGCGGAGCAAGAGGAAACTGGTAGAATACGGTATTGGAACAGAGAGGAGTTTGCAGGAAGAAGCAGAGACTCAAGTCAAGGATTTAGAAGAAATGAAAGGGATACACGTAGCCAGAGGAGATCCCACCATagtgatgatgaggatgatgatgacaGTGATCAGTTGGATAGTGAGGATGAGGATGAAATCCCAAAGAGATTTGACAGGCCAAGATCAAATACAAGAAGGCAAGGAAATGATTTGTTAGAAGAAGCTCTGATCCTCGTTCTCGAGTGA
- the LOC103854225 gene encoding CRM-domain containing factor CFM9, mitochondrial isoform X2, which produces MFATGNLSRTCRRSLSSLLHSDSSRNLLLSSNHATSNVMVHPSISSEGNSNSFQPLTHQVFKKWSRAMSTSRGRSMRSKVESRMRKESGKTLREIRRAKKLKKKLMTDEERLIYNLKRAKKKVALLLQKLKKYDLPELPSPVHDPELFTPEQIQAFKKIGFKSKNYVPVGVRGVFGGVVQNMHMHWKFHETVQVCCDNFPKEKIKEMATMIARLSGGVVINIHNVKTIIMYRGRNYRQPKNLIPVNTLTKRKALFKARFEQALESQKLNIKKTEQQLRRMGVNPEDPVAMASIQRVASTFFNAIDKKEGSPYVFHGDKQSERGASVVNTEGSEPADEEDSDQEELDRFIAEIEEAADKEWEEEEAAEQEETGRIRYWNREEFAGRSRDSSQGFRRNERDTRSQRRSHHSDDEDDDEIPKRFDRPRSNTRRQGNDLLEEALILVLE; this is translated from the exons ATGTTCGCGACGGGGAATCTCTCGAGAACTTGTAGACGATCTTTATCGTCTCTCCTTCACTCCGATTCCTCCAG GAACCTGCTTTTGTCATCGAATCATGCTACAAGCAATGTGATGGTTCACCCTAGTATCTCCAGTGAGGGCAATTCCAATTCCTTTCAGCCATTGACGCACCAAGTCTTTAAAAAATGGTCACGAGCTATGTCTACATCGAGAGGAAGGAGCATGAGGAGTAAAGTTGAGAGCAGAATGCGTAAAGAATCTGGCAAGACGTTAAGAGAGATCAGGAGAGCCAAAAAGCTGAAGAAGAAACTCATGACTGATGAAGAAAGACTCATCTACAACCTCAAAAGG GCCAAGAAGAAAGTTGCGCTTCTCTTACAAAAGCTCAAGAAGTACGATCTCCCCGAGCTGCCATCGCCTGTGCATGATCCCGAGCTTTTCACGCCTGAGCAGATCCAAGCGTTTAAGAAAATCGGTTTCAAGAGCAAGAACTATGTTCCCGTTGGTGTCCGTGGAGTCTTTGGAGGAGTGGTTCAGAACATGCATATGCACTGGAAGTTTCATGAGACGGTGCAGGTTTGCTGCGATAACTTCCCAAAGGAGAAGATTAAAGAGATGGCGACCATGATAGCGAGGCTGAGCGGTGGGGTTGTCATAAACATACATAATGTGAAGACTATTATTATGTACCGTGGTAGAAACTACCGGCAGCCTAAGAACCTGATTCCTGTTAACACCCTCACAAAACGGAAG GCTTTATTTAAAGCGAGATTTGAGCAAGCACTTGAATCACAGAAGCTGAACATCAAGAAAACAGAACAGCAGCTAAGGAGAATGGGTGTTAATCCCGAAGATCCGGTTGCCATGGCTAGCATCCAGAGAGTGGCCTCAACGTTCTTCAATGCAATCGACAAGAAAGAAGGAAGCCCTTATGTCTTTCATGGAGATAAACAATCAGAGAGAGGAGCTAGTGTTGTAAATACAGAAGGATCAGAACCGGCTGATGAAGAAGATAGTGACCAGGAGGAGTTGGATAGATTCATAGCTGAGATAGAAGAGGCCGCAGATAAGGAGTGGGAGGAAGAGGAAGCTGCGGAGCAAGAGGAAACTGGTAGAATACGGTATTGGAACAGAGAGGAGTTTGCAGGAAGAAGCAGAGACTCAAGTCAAGGATTTAGAAGAAATGAAAGGGATACACGTAGCCAGAGGAGATCCCACCATagtgatgatgaggatgat GATGAAATCCCAAAGAGATTTGACAGGCCAAGATCAAATACAAGAAGGCAAGGAAATGATTTGTTAGAAGAAGCTCTGATCCTCGTTCTCGAGTGA
- the LOC103854224 gene encoding uncharacterized protein LOC103854224 encodes MGEVVENINAVPASEDELYGFKRQEMYSGALAGSVAPYGRHVFLCYKSHETWLPRVESEGLPQRFAKSFKDRRADFAVETKLTVCGGGGGESDGDVLVFPDMISYKALKDTDVDAFVEDVLVNGKPWTSGIQEELSGSFVFVCAHGSRDKRCGVCGPALMEKFEQEIGSRGLSEQIFVKPCSHIGGHKYAGNLIVFSPDSAGKVSGHWYGYVTPDDVPAVLDQHIAKGEIIQNLSRGQMRLKPEGEEAEKVVEHQIPNGNSVVERDSVETKGFTGGCCQGTKGVSCCQEQTPEPVKKETSVKQKGFSWMEKEEVLLGAAAVGAIATIAVAYSIYRRSG; translated from the exons ATGGGGGAAGTAGTGGAGAACATCAACGCCGTTCCGGCCTCGGAAGACGAGCTCTACGGCTTTAAACGCCAGGAGATGTACAGTGGCGCCCTTGCCGGCTCCGTCGCTCCGTACGGTCGCCACGTGTTCCTATGCTACAAGAGCCACGAGACGTGGCTTCCTCGCGTCGAATCCGAAGGTCTCCCGCAGCGTTTCGCTAAGTCGTTCAAGGATCGGAGAGCTGATTTCGCTGTTGAG ACGAAGCTGACGGTGtgtggtggtggaggtggtgaATCTGATGGAGATGTGTTGGTTTTCCCTGATATGATCAGTTACAA GGCGCTTAAGGACACAGATGTGGATGCTTTTGTGGAAGATGTGCTTGTTAATGGGAAACCGTGGACATCTGGGATTCAGGAAGAGCTATCAGGCTCCTTTGTATTTGTGTGTGCTCATGGTAGCCGAGACAAGAGATGCGGTGTTTGTGGACCAGCTCTTATGGAGAAGTTTGAGCAGGAGATAGGGTCACGTGGACTTTCAGAGCAAATCTTCGTTAAGCCGTGCTCTCATATCGGTGGGCACAAGTATGCTGGAAATTTGATTGTCTTCAGCCCTGATTCAGCTGGAAAGGTTTCTGGCCATTG GTATGGCTATGTGACTCCTGATGACGTGCCTGCAGTGCTTGATCAGCACATTGCAAAAGGAGAAATCATACAAAACCTTTCCAG GGGCCAGATGAGACTAAAACCCGAGGGTGAGGAAGCTGAGAAAGTGGTTGAGCATCAAATCCCAAACGGAAACAGTGTAGTGGAACGTGATTCAGTGGAGACGAAAGGATTCACAGGAGGTTGTTGCCAAGGTACAAAGGGGGTTTCATGTTGCCAGGAGCAAACTCCAGAACCAGTCAAGAAAGAAACATCCGTGAAGCAGAAAGGGTTCAGTTGGATGGAGAAAGAAGAGGTTCTCTTGGGAGCTGCCGCAGTTGGGGCCATCGCAACCATAGCAGTGGCTTACAGCATTTACAGGAGATCAGGTTAA